In a single window of the Nicotiana tomentosiformis chromosome 8, ASM39032v3, whole genome shotgun sequence genome:
- the LOC104119468 gene encoding nuclear intron maturase 2, mitochondrial yields MHQRIVISSHRVLKITSFFSPKISALFIPQLNICSPRNNVFTVFSAYMYTSTHTNRRAPDPNDPATLMKEDGISLCCRMWIDSFRESDKTVTNLTDYLRRFELWVLAYQKVSADDTGAYMPRNAITRSALEDLLALRNAVLDNRFKWGARLEFFIKSPRDKTDYESLSKRKIKAILTTTQPSPFQDRVVQEVLFMILEPVYEARFSQKSFAFRPGRTAHTALRVIRRSFAGYLWYIKGDLSTVLDGMKVGMVISALMRDVRDKKVVDLIKAALTTPVVTSRPDDGEKKKKTKRKYQKKRVLADDEPKPDPYWLESFFGFAPEEAAKVPSWGHCGILSPLLANVCLDELDRWMEGKIQEFYRPSKNDVIWNSPEGEVEQGNTSWPEFVPTSGPDKTRKIDYIRFGGHILIGVRGPRADAATLRKQLIEFCDQKYMLKLDNESLPIEHITKGIMFLDHVLCRRVVYPTLRYTATGGKIISEKGVGTLLSVTASLKQCIKQFRKLNFLKGDRDPDPQPCFRMFHATQAHTNAQMNKLLTTMVEWFRYADNRKKIVNFCSYIIRGSLAKLYAAKYKLRSRAKVYKIGSRTLSRPLKEKKGQSPEYHNLLRMGLVESIDGLMYTRMSLVPETDYTPFPMAWRPDHEKALLEYIKLSDRKTLDEQQNFLKEQGLISPQDYISMLVWNYKRNAVPVEQKSLLLGTGEEKDNERNESDEDDEEGVHAAEV; encoded by the coding sequence GAGCACCGGACCCGAATGATCCGGCCACCTTAATGAAAGAAGATGGTATATCACTTTGTTGTAGAATGTGGATTGATAGTTTTCGAGAATCCGATAAAACAGTGACTAATTTAACTGATTATTTAAGGAGGTTTGAATTGTGGGTATTGGCTTATCAAAAGGTTTCTGCTGATGATACGGGTGCGTATATGCCCCGGAATGCGATAACGCGTTCGGCACTTGAGGATTTGTTGGCCTTGAGAAATGCAGTTCTTGATAATAGGTTTAAGTGGGGGGCTAGGTTGGAGTTCTTCATTAAGTCTCCGAGGGATAAGACTGATTATGAGTCGTTGTCGAAGAGGAAGATTAAAGCTATCTTGACTACAACACAGCCGAGCCCATTTCAAGATAGGGTTGTTCAGGAAGTGTTGTTTATGATATTGGAGCCAGTTTATGAGGCTCGGTTTTCGCAAAAGTCATTCGCTTTTCGACCTGGAAGGACTGCGCACACGGCTTTGAGGGTTATTAGGAGAAGCTTTGCGGGATATTTGTGGTATATAAAGGGAGATTTAAGTACGGTTTTGGACGGGATGAAGGTTGGGATGGTGATAAGTGCGTTGATGAGGGATGTACGTGATAAGAAGGTAGTTGATTTGATAAAGGCTGCATTAACTACTCCTGTTGTAACTAGCAGACCTGATGATggtgagaaaaagaagaagacgaAAAGAAAGTATCAGAAAAAGAGAGTCCTAGCAGATGATGAGCCGAAGCCTGATCCATACTGGCTGGAATCGTTCTTTGGGTTTGCTCCAGAGGAGGCCGCGAAAGTTCCTTCATGGGGTCATTGTGGTATACTCAGTCCGCTTTTGGCTAATGTTTGCCTTGATGAGTTGGACCGCTGGATGGAAGGTAAGATCCAGGAGTTTTATCGGCCTTCAAAGAATGATGTTATTTGGAATAGTCCTGAAGGGGAAGTAGAACAAGGAAATACTTCTTGGCCTGAATTTGTTCCTACGAGTGGGCCTGACAAAACCAGGAAGATTGACTACATCCGTTTTGGTGGTCACATTCTAATAGGGGTAAGGGGACCAAGAGCAGATGCTGCAACACTAAGAAAGCAATTGATTGAGTTCTGTGATCAGAAATACATGCTCAAGCTTGATAATGAGAGCCTTCCTATTGAACACATaacaaaaggtattatgtttctTGATCATGTATTGTGCCGTAGAGTAGTCTATCCCACACTTAGATATACTGCTACTGGTGGGAAAATCATTAGTGAAAAGGGTGTAGGGACACTGTTGTCTGTCACAGCTAGCCTGAAACAATGCATTAAACAATTTAGAAAGTTGAACTTTCTCAAGGGAGACAGGGATCCAGATCCACAGCCGTGTTTTAGAATGTTTCATGCTACTCAAGCCCATACAAATGCTCAGATGAATAAGCTTTTGACCACAATGGTGGAGTGGTTCAGATATGCTGATAATAGAAAAAAGATTGTTAATTTTTGTTCTTATATCATTAGAGGTTCACTTGCTAAGCTCTATGCTGCAAAATATAAGCTTCGGTCACGGGCAAAGGTTTACAAGATTGGTTCTAGGACTCTAAGTCGTCCTCTGAAGGAGAAAAAAGGACAGTCACCAGAATACCATAATTTGCTGAGGATGGGTCTGGTGGAATCAATTGATGGTCTCATGTATACCCGTATGTCCCTCGTACCTGAAACTGATTATACCCCTTTTCCAATGGCTTGGAGGCCTGATCATGAGAAGGCACTGCTTGAATATATAAAGCTGAGTGACCGAAAAACTCTGGATGAGCAACAGAACTTTCTTAAAGAACAAGGTCTGATTTCACCTCAGGATTACATTTCAATGCTTGTTTGGAACTACAAAAGAAACGCTGTTCCAGTAGAACAGAAAAGTTTGTTATTAGGCACAGGTGAGGAAAAAGATaatgaaagaaatgaaagtgATGAAGACGATGAAGAAGGGGTTCATGCAGCTGAAGTTTAA